The Burkholderiales bacterium region CCGGCACCGCGTTGACGTTGGCGAAGGCATAGCCGTCATTGCCCAGGCGGTCGCTAATCGCCTTGGTGGTTTCGGTGATGCGCTCGCGGGAGAAAATCTCCCCGCTTTTCACCTTCACCAGCTTGCGCAGTTCCTCTTCCGGAATGAGGAGCTCGCCAGCCACCTTGATGTCGCCCAGGGTGTAGCGCGGCCCTTCGTGGATGTTGATGGTGATGTAGATGTCCTTCTTGTCCGGCGAGATCTGCACCTGGGTGGACTCGATGGCGAAATCCAGATAGCCGCGGTTGAGGTAGAAGGAGCGCAGGGTTTCCAGGTCGCCGGCGAGTTTCTGTTTGGAATACTGGTCGTTCTTGGTGTACCAGGACAGCCAATTGGGCGTGGAAAGGGTCATGAGGTCGAGGAGGTCCTTCTCGCGGAAGGCCTGGGCGCCGACGATGTTGATCTGGCGGATCTTCGCCACCTCCCCTTCCGAGATGTCGAAGCGGATGGCCACCCGGTTGCGCTCCAGGGGGGTGACCGTGGTCTTGATCTCCACCCCATACTTGCCCCGCGCCAGGTACTGGCGCTTGAGCTCCTGCTCCGCCTTGTCCAGCAGGGAACGATCGAAGATGCGCGCCTCGGCGAGCCCCACCTCCTTCAGGCCCGCCTTGAGCTGATCCTTGTCGAATTCCTTGGCGCCGACCACCTCGATCTGGCCGATGGCCGGACGCTCCACGACGAGCACGATGAGCACGCCATCCTGCACTTCCAGCCGCACGTCGCTGAAGAAGCCGGTGGCAAACAGCGCCTTGATGGCAGCGGCGGATTTCTCCTCGTCGAACACCTCCCCCACCTTGACCGGCAGATAGCTGAACACCGTGCCCGCCTCGGTGCGCTGCAGCCCTTCGACCCGGATATCCTTGACGACGAAGGGCTCGAAGGCATGGGCCAGCTGGGAGAGGCCACACGCCAGCAGCAACACCAGGGCAGAAGGTCTCATGGAATCAAGGCCCAAGCAAGCGGTTGAGATCGTTGTAGAGGGCGAACAGCATGAGAGTGAACAGGAGCGCCATGCCGATACGCTGGCCAGCCATGAGTGCCTGCTCGGAAGGAGGGCGTCCCGTGACGATTTCCGCGACATGATACAACAAATGGCCACCATCCAGCACCGGCACCGGCAGCAGGTTGAGCACCCCCAGACTGGTGCTCAGCAAGGCGAGGAAGAGCAGCCACGGCATCCACCCCATCTGTGCCGTCTGCCCTGCATAATCGGCAATGGTCACCGGGCCACTGAGATTGCGCCAGGACACCTCGCCCCACAGCATTTTCCACAGCAACTCGAGACTCAACGCGGCCATGTCCCAGGTCTTCTGCACCGCCTGCAGGAGCGCGCGCCACGGCCCATGGCGCACCGTGGTATAGGCATAGACGGCCGCGCCGATGCGGCCCACCGTCTGTCCATCCATCCTTTCCGCGCGGGGGGTGACGGAGACTTCCAGGCGCTGGCCGTCGCGCAGGATGGCAAGCCGCACCGGGGAGCCGGGATGGCGGCGAATCGCTTCCACCAGTGCCTGCCAGCTTTCCACGGGCCGGCCGTCGATGGCCGTCACCCGATCGCCGGTGCGCAAACCGGCCTGCGCCGCCGGTGAGCCCGGCAGCACTTCACCGAGGCGCGGCTCGATCACCCGCGAGGGCAGAAGCCCGATGCGCGTCGTCAGGCCCTTGCCCTGGTCGCGCCCGTCATCCGGAGCAAGGCGCAGGATGTGCACCCGCCGGCCGCCATCGCGGCCTTGCACCAGAAGCTCGAGCTCGCCGCCCCGCCCCAGGCGGGAGACGAGGCGCCAGTGCACGTCCTCCCACACCGTCACCGGCTCGCCCGCCACCGCCTCGATGGTATCGCCCTGCTTCAGCCCCGCCAGCGCCGCCGGGCTACCCGCCGGGGGGGTATCCAGCACGGGACGCAGCCCCGGCATGCCATGCATGAAGAGCCCCCAGTAGAGCACGATGGCGAGGAGGAAGTTGGCAGCGGGACCGGCGGCAACGATGAGCATGCGCCGCCCCACCGGCTGCCGGTTGAAGGCGAAGGCGAGTTGATCCGGGGACACCGGCCCCTCATGTTCGTCCAGCATCTTGACATAGCCCCCGAGGGGAAAAGCGGCGATCGCCCATTCCGTCCCCTCGGGGGAAAAACGCTTCGACCAGAGGGGCCGGCCGAAACCCACGGAAAAGCGCAGCACGCGCACGCCGCAGGCCCGCGCCGCCAGATAATGGCCGAACTCGTGCACCACGATGAGCACGCCCAGGGTGACGAGAAAAGCGGCCACGGTGGCAAGAAGGCTCATGGCGCCTCCCGCAACAGTTCCGCTGCCCGGCTACGGGCGCGGGCATCCGCCGCCAGTACCGCCTCCAGGCTGTCCGCCGCCGTCACCGCCACGCTTTCCAGCACAGCCTCGATCAGCGTGGGAATACCCCGGAAACGCAACCGCCCGGCAAGAAACGCCTCCACCGCCACCTCGTTGGCGGCATTGAGAATGGCAGGTGCCGTGCCCCCCGTGCGCAGGGCCTCGAAGGCCAGGCGAAGACAGGGGAAGCGCACCGGATCGGGCGCTTCGAAATCTAGACGCCCGATGCGGACGAGATCGAGGGGAGTGACCCCGCTTTCGATGCGCTCCGGCCAGGCCAGTGCGTGGGCGATGGGCGTACGCATGTCGGGATTGCAAAGTTGCGCCAGCACCGAGCCATCCACGTATTCCACCAGGGAATGGATCACGCTTTGCGGATGGATCACCACTTCGATCTGTTCCGGACTCGCGCCGAAGAGCCAATGGGCCTCGATCACCTCCAGCCCCTTGTTCATCATGGTGGCGGAATCCACGGAAATCTTGCGCCCCATCACCCAGTTGGGATGGGCGCAGGCTTCGGCGGGCGTGACCTCCTCCAGCGACTCCACGCTGCGGGTGCGGAAAGGCCCTCCCGAAGCGGTGAGGAGAATACGCCGCACGCCGCGCCGCGCAAGGCTTCCCCCGTCATTGGGCAGACACTGGAAGACCGCATTGTGCTCGCTGTCGATGGGCAAAAGGCGTGCGCCGCCCGCCTGCACCGCCTGCATGAAGAGGGCCCCCGACATGACCAGGGATTCCTTGTTGGCAAGCAGGAGCCGCTTGCCCGCGCGCGCCGCCGCCAGTGCCGGCTTGAGTCCCGCAGCACCGACGATGGCGGCCAGCACGCTGTCCACCTCTCGGGCCGAGGCCACCTCCGCCAGTGCGCTTTCTCCCTGGCACACCTGGGTGGGCAGGCCCTCCCGACGCACCGCCTCGGCAAGCTGTTCGGCCGCGCCTGCCTCGGTCAGGACGGCAAAGCGCGGGTGAAAGCGGCGCACCTGTTCCAGCAGCCGCTCCCATTGCCGGTGCGCAGTGAGGGCGAACACCTCGAAGCGCTGCGGATGACGCGCCACCACGTCGAGGGTGCTGGTGCCAATGGAGCCGGTGGAACCCAGCAGGGTCAGGCGCTGCACCGTCATGGCTGACCCCCCAGGCGGTTGACGAGCAGGCTCAGAAGCAAAAACACCGGCAGCGCACTGGTGAGACTGTCGATGCGGTCGAGGACGCCACCGTGGCCAGGGATGAGGTGGCTGCTGTCCTTCACCCCCTTGAGCCGCTTGATGTGGGATTCGAACAGATCACCCAGCACGCTGATGGCTGCCACCGCAGCGCAGGCCAGAACGAAGGCCGGCACCGCCACCGTGCGCCCGGCAAGGAGGAAATTGGGCGCCGTCGCCGCCACAATCCAGGCCAGCAGGAGCGCCGCGCCCACACCGCCGGCCACCCCCTCCCAGGTCTTGCCGGGGCTCACCCGCGGCGCCAGCTTGTGTCGGCCGAAGGCATGGCCGGTGAAGTAGGCGGCGCTGTCGGTAAGCCAGATGAGGCCCAGGGCAAAGAGGGTAAGCCCAGGTCCCATCAGGCGCAGTTCCAGCGTGGCCACCCATGGCGGCAGGAGGAGAAGCCAGCCCACCACGGCGCGCAGCAGCCGACCCTGACCGGCAAAGCCGGTGGCCAGCCAAAGGGGCGCAACGACGAGCCAAAAGGCGGTGGCCAGCCCCGCCAGCCACCAGCTCAGTCCAGCGCCGGTTTCCAGCAGCCAGTAGGCGACGGCCAGCAGCAACGCGGTGATGACGAGGTAGAGGCGTTCCGCCCCCGCATCGAAGCTGGACAGGCGCGCCCACTCGTGGGCGGCGAGGAGAACCACGCCCCCCATGAGCACCGCCCAGGCCCACTGGGGCAGATAGAAGAGGGCCGCCACCAGGAGCGGAATCAGGACTAGCGCGGCAGCCAGGCGCTCCCTAAGCATTTTCCCGGAGCTGCTCGCTGGTGCGACCGAAACGCCGCTCCCGCGCCTGAAACCATCGGATGGCGGCGTCGAAGGCCTCGCTGTCGAAATCGGGCCACAGCGTTTCGGTGAAATAAAGCTCGGTGTAGGCCAGTTGCCAGAGGAGGAAGTTGCTGATGCGCTGCTCACCGCCGGTGCGGATGAAGAGATCGGGCTCCGGTGCGTCGTGCAGGCTGAGATAAGGGGCGAGATCCTCTTCGCCGAAACCGTGCACGAGCTCCGGATGTTCGGCGAGCATGCGGTTGGCCGCCTGTAGAATGTCCCAGCGGCCGCCGTAGTTGGCGGCGATGGTGAGGTTTAGCCGCGTGTTGCCGGCGGTGAGCCGCTCCGCATCGTGGATCAGCCGCTGCAGGCGTTCGTCGAAACGGGAGCGATCGCCGATGAGGCGGAAGCGGATGTCGTTTTCATGCAGCTTGGTGACTTCCTGTTCCAGCGCCACCACGAAAAGCTGCATGAGCAGCGAGACCTCCTCCGGCGGCCGCCGCCAGTTTTCACTGCTGAAGGCAAACAAGGTGAGGTATTCCACACCCCGCTCGATGCAGGCGCGAATCACCTCGCGCACCGTTTCCACCCCCCGACGGTGCCCCGCCACCCGCGGCAGCCTGCGTTGCCGCGCCCAGCGTCCGTTGCCATCCATGATGATGGCCACGTGCCGGGGAATGGCACGAGTTTCGGGAATGGTGCGGGTGGAACTGGCAAAGAGGGACACCGGTCCCGCCTCAGATGGACAGCAGGTCGGCTTCTTTCGCCTGCAGGAGCTTGTCGATTTCGGCAACGAAGCGGTCGGTGAGTTTCTGGATCTCCTCCTCGGCGCGCCGCGCTTCGTCCTCGCTGATCTGTTTTTCCTTGACCAGCTCCTTGAGGGCGCCGTTGGCATCCCGCCGCACGTTGCGCACCGCCACCTTCGCCGTCTCCCCTTCGTGCTTGACCACCTTGATCAGCTCCCGCCGGCGCTCCTCGGTCAGCGGCGGCATGGGCACCCGGATGGTCTCCCCCTGGGAGGCGGGGTTGAGTCCCAGGTCCGATTCGCGGATGGCCTTCTCCACCACCGGCAGCATTTTCTTCTCCCACGGCGTGACCCCGATGGTGCGGGCATCGATCAACGTGATCTTGGCCACCTGGTTGATGGGCACCGCGCTACCGTAATAATCCACCATGATGTGGTCGAGCAGGCCGGTGTGGGCACGGCCGGTACGCACCTTGCTGAGATCGGCCTTGAGAGCCTCGATGGCCTTGTGCATCTTCTGTTCGGCCTGCTTCTTGATCTCGGCGACGGAACTCATATTGCCCTCCTTCCTCAAGCCTCGTTGACCGTGACCAGTGTCCCCTCGTCTTCACCGCGCACCACCCGCTCCAGCGCCCCGGGCTTGAAAATGCTGAACACGCACACAGGCAGCCGCTGCTCGCGGCACAGGGCGAAGGCGGTGGCATCCATCACGCCCAGGTTCTTGCTGATCGCCTCGTCGAAGGTCAGACGCGCATAGCGCCGCGCCGTGGGGTCCTTGTTCGGGTCCGCGGTATAGACACCATCCACCTTGGTCGCCTTGAGCACGATGTCCACCCCCATCTCGGCGCCACGCAGGGCGGCGGCAGTATCGGTGGTGAAGAAGGGATTGCCGGTCCCGGCGCCGAAGATG contains the following coding sequences:
- the rseP gene encoding RIP metalloprotease RseP — protein: MSLLATVAAFLVTLGVLIVVHEFGHYLAARACGVRVLRFSVGFGRPLWSKRFSPEGTEWAIAAFPLGGYVKMLDEHEGPVSPDQLAFAFNRQPVGRRMLIVAAGPAANFLLAIVLYWGLFMHGMPGLRPVLDTPPAGSPAALAGLKQGDTIEAVAGEPVTVWEDVHWRLVSRLGRGGELELLVQGRDGGRRVHILRLAPDDGRDQGKGLTTRIGLLPSRVIEPRLGEVLPGSPAAQAGLRTGDRVTAIDGRPVESWQALVEAIRRHPGSPVRLAILRDGQRLEVSVTPRAERMDGQTVGRIGAAVYAYTTVRHGPWRALLQAVQKTWDMAALSLELLWKMLWGEVSWRNLSGPVTIADYAGQTAQMGWMPWLLFLALLSTSLGVLNLLPVPVLDGGHLLYHVAEIVTGRPPSEQALMAGQRIGMALLFTLMLFALYNDLNRLLGP
- the ispC gene encoding 1-deoxy-D-xylulose-5-phosphate reductoisomerase, with the translated sequence MQRLTLLGSTGSIGTSTLDVVARHPQRFEVFALTAHRQWERLLEQVRRFHPRFAVLTEAGAAEQLAEAVRREGLPTQVCQGESALAEVASAREVDSVLAAIVGAAGLKPALAAARAGKRLLLANKESLVMSGALFMQAVQAGGARLLPIDSEHNAVFQCLPNDGGSLARRGVRRILLTASGGPFRTRSVESLEEVTPAEACAHPNWVMGRKISVDSATMMNKGLEVIEAHWLFGASPEQIEVVIHPQSVIHSLVEYVDGSVLAQLCNPDMRTPIAHALAWPERIESGVTPLDLVRIGRLDFEAPDPVRFPCLRLAFEALRTGGTAPAILNAANEVAVEAFLAGRLRFRGIPTLIEAVLESVAVTAADSLEAVLAADARARSRAAELLREAP
- a CDS encoding phosphatidate cytidylyltransferase; amino-acid sequence: MLRERLAAALVLIPLLVAALFYLPQWAWAVLMGGVVLLAAHEWARLSSFDAGAERLYLVITALLLAVAYWLLETGAGLSWWLAGLATAFWLVVAPLWLATGFAGQGRLLRAVVGWLLLLPPWVATLELRLMGPGLTLFALGLIWLTDSAAYFTGHAFGRHKLAPRVSPGKTWEGVAGGVGAALLLAWIVAATAPNFLLAGRTVAVPAFVLACAAVAAISVLGDLFESHIKRLKGVKDSSHLIPGHGGVLDRIDSLTSALPVFLLLSLLVNRLGGQP
- the uppS gene encoding di-trans,poly-cis-decaprenylcistransferase; the protein is MDGNGRWARQRRLPRVAGHRRGVETVREVIRACIERGVEYLTLFAFSSENWRRPPEEVSLLMQLFVVALEQEVTKLHENDIRFRLIGDRSRFDERLQRLIHDAERLTAGNTRLNLTIAANYGGRWDILQAANRMLAEHPELVHGFGEEDLAPYLSLHDAPEPDLFIRTGGEQRISNFLLWQLAYTELYFTETLWPDFDSEAFDAAIRWFQARERRFGRTSEQLRENA
- the frr gene encoding ribosome recycling factor, whose translation is MSSVAEIKKQAEQKMHKAIEALKADLSKVRTGRAHTGLLDHIMVDYYGSAVPINQVAKITLIDARTIGVTPWEKKMLPVVEKAIRESDLGLNPASQGETIRVPMPPLTEERRRELIKVVKHEGETAKVAVRNVRRDANGALKELVKEKQISEDEARRAEEEIQKLTDRFVAEIDKLLQAKEADLLSI